The following DNA comes from Papaver somniferum cultivar HN1 chromosome 4, ASM357369v1, whole genome shotgun sequence.
cctctAACAAAAGTCAATTTGGAATCGGTGCTGGATAGCGAGAGTCATTGCCTGACATCTCTGGCCAGTATACCCGGAGTTTATGTCTGATCTTAGCTATGCGAGTGTTGTTTTTGAACGACTCTGGATAGTATCGAAGTGTGTGCATCATGCATTTTTTTATGAATTGTGCACTTGTATGTGAATTATGCATTTGTTGTAGGACTATGAAATACGAATATTGCAAACAAATTAAGCAATCGTTTAGGTTTACCTTATGAGGCGTGAATGGATCCAACATCGCAAATATACGTTCCATAGTCAATTGTGAACTATTTCCAAGTTGTCGAAGTTCCAAGTTTTGGGATCCATTTTGCTCCTCTTCACTCAATATAACTTCCTCTTGCTAGCTTATCTATAAGGTATTGTATTCCCCAGACACCCCTTGTTGTTCGACTATTATGAGTAAAACTCACAATGGTGTGTAACTCCATTTGTTTTAAACTCATGTAAGTTTTAAGTTGTATCCATCTGATGGACCAAGGGTGAATGTGCAAGCAAGTAACTCTGGAATTGGAGTAGAGACATAATGAAGATGTTTTCTTCTGATTTGTTGTGAGATACAACTTGAGATTGCCGATATTTGCGAGGCTAGGCTGAATGTGTGCGAATTGAATACGCCGATTGTATTGGCATATGACTATTGCCATAAACAACATCCATGgaaattttctcttatttgaAGTTGAAACTttcctctctcttttttttaatactCCTTCTGCTTTTCGAGGTATTCCCCTCGACTCTGGTCGTCAAGGTATCTCTATTGCTGGCACTTGTTGTTCAGCAAATGGATAGATACCTATTGTCGTTCAGATTCTACGATGGCGTGATGCCTTTTGTAGCTATCATTTTTCTTGGATACATTACTTGCTTCATGAGATTTCCTTTATGATGATTAAAGTGTCATATCGTGATCACTTCGTACCCGTCGCGCTCGCCAACCCTCATGTGAATATCGTGCACTCAGGTGTAGAATAAtacttttattacttgtttgtatCTCTTATCCAGTGAGGCTTTCCGAACCCTCACGATTTTTCTTCTTGGAGTCGTCATCCGGATGATGTCTCACTTTGGATGGAATTTCTGCTGTCCCCTTCGTCAGTGACAACTTTgctcttttttccttttctgccCTTGCATATAATTCTTTGAGGTTTCCTACCGGTTGCACGGTTAAGGAATTGAATATCCCGAATTCGTCATAATGAAAGGCATTCTTGTATGCTTCAATGATGAGCCCAGCATCAACCGCGCCGACTTCTCCAACTTCTTGGAGAAACCGTTGGTTGAAAGTTACCAGACTTTCATTTATTTCTTGATGCAATCCAAATAAGTGACTGCTACCTTTTTTGCTTCCTATATTGATCTTATATTGCTCGAAAAATGCGTCTGACAGCATCCCAAAGATCGCAATTGAATTTGATTCCAATTGTGAGAACCAAGTCAAAGCTTTACCTGTCAGTGTCACAGGAAAGGTTCTGCACAACAACTCATCGTTATATCCCGGCAGACTCATTGAAGCTTGGAAATGTTGCACATATTCCATTGTATCGCTGCTCTTTCCGTCGAATAACTCCTTGAACTGGGGCTGCACAAAGTTTGCTGGTGGGCGGAACCGCCTTATTTCTTCGACGAAAGGTGAGTCCATCGATCTTTTCATCGCTAAGACCTGTAGCCTTTCTTCCCTGGATTGTTTCTGAGCCAGCACCTGCTCGATCATTTCGCCTAGATTTCTTTTATTGAGTTCCTCAATTAGTGACGAATCTCCTTCAGTTTCTCGATGGATTCGTTCATTTCTGATTAACTCCTTGTTTTTCCTAGATTTTGCTTTCTTCGAGCGTCAGTTTTCGTCATAATACTCCTTTATTTTTCGCCCGTCGAGGTACTCCTTTCTTCGATCGTTGAGGTACTTATCCCTTTCACGCCTGTTGTTCTGCCAGTTGCTTGGTCCAGACTGTCGCTCTGCTTCTCCGATGAAGTGATTGCTTTCATAGCGGTGATCCGGCCCACGATACTTAAAAGCTTTCCTTTCAGGTGATCTATATATCTCGTCGCGATCATTCCTCCCCTGCCGTGCTCGCCAACCCTCATGTAAAGGTTGTGCATGTCGGTGCGGAGTGACACTTTCTGAATGTTGGATGCTACCAGTTTGTGGTCTCTTTTGCAGAGACGCTTTCAGTagtctgttttctttttctaactcgTGCAATCTTTCTCGCAGAGTCAAATCTACAGGTGTTTCCACTTCCCTATCCGCTTGCACAATACGCGAGGCCAAACGAATGCCCTTATTGGCGAGGGAGTTCGGACGCGAGTTTAGCACAATTTTTTAGGGTTGGTTACCACCCCTTGGAGATACATTAAGATTGGCAGTATCACTTAAAAGTGGAGTTGAGATACGTACCCATCGATTTCCTCTACTTATCCCCTGGGGATAAGTTCTTGCAGAAGGACACCTTGATGTCGTTGTTGCTGGTGACGTTTCAACTCCTTCCTGAAATGGGTGATCAACTTCGCTATGATTCCTTCGGACTCTGGTGTTGATAGTGACATTCCCATCATTTCGATTTGCCTGTGATGTTGCCATGAATCTTGATATGTTTGTTTTTCGAAGAATCCTTCTCTGCCCCACGGTGGGAGCCAAAAGATGTTGTAGCAAAAATGTTCCTACAACACTCCTCGAGATTTGTACATAAATGATATAATCTTGAACGTTGGATGGCGTAAGATTAATATCTGATGGATGACTTGTAGACCGTTGAGATGATCCACAACTTTTCCTCGTGATATGTTCTTGATGATGGAAAAATTTCTACTCAGCTCTTCAATGCTCTTGGCTTTCTAATACTCTTgatgaaatgaagaaaaggagggggtacctgcaaagataCTCTAATGTCTTAATGAGTAAGAGCTCTAAGCAGGTTTTTATGGAGAGAGAAGGATTAGAAATACCCTCTATTTATAGGTAATAGAGGGTATGCGTCCAGTCAATTACCTATCTGCAttcattttgatgatgtatcttgACCAAATCTCGTCCCGGTTCATCATCGGAATTATGTATCTAGACATTTAAAAATGTATTTGGCCCATAATTAACCTTTATCCATTCCTTCCTTTCAGGATGACCAGGTCAATAATTTACTTGGACCAAATATATATCTAGGTTAATTCTAACTTTTTGGGTTGAACGGATTCATCCCTTTCAAGATACAATGAATATAATCACCTAGAGGGTAACAGACTTGGTTCTTAACTTTTTATGGACTTAGGTTTCAACCCATGATCCAATGGACCGAAGATCCTGATAAGCCCATTTTATATTTATATGGTCCAAACACTTTTCTGATTTAGATTGTAAATCAAAAACGGAACACCAATTTTATCAAAATTAGACTATCCCCGCATAACATTTTCATCACAAGAAACTTGAAACCTCTCCCATACACCCATATCAGAGCAAAATACACGAAATGTTACTGCACATCAAACGAAACTTGAAAACTTGCTTCAtgcatgatttcgagaaaaaaaaaagtcccaaactTTCTTGGATTTCTGTACAGCCCACCAAATTTGCCGCCCATGCTTCTCCCTGCAAAACTTCAACAAGCTAATGATTAAGAACCAACTCAAGTACAGATAAGCTGGAACAAAAATTTTAATTCTAGAAGCATTTCTCAATAGGATCCGATGGACTCGTAATAAAGCTATCAAGAAAATTAGTTGCGATTAAAAGAAGTGATCATTGTGACATTCAAAACTTTGAAACCAAAACCTCAAGTTCTTTCTCAGTCGATCAGCAGCTCTAAACAGCATATTATTACAGTACATTTTATGAAATCCAAAGCCGTTAAAAGATTGTCCGAAGACTACATAATATTCAATCTAATAACACATCAAGGGCACACACCAGACCAGAATACCTAGAATCCTTcaagtatatatatatctatCTATTCATCCAAATTATTACTCTTGCCCCTTGTATATTTCAGACCATCTCGTAAAAATGATAAGACCAAAATCCTCCGCTGTTCCCGTGGGAACCACGATCAGAAGTCAGAAACAAGAAAGTTACTGGACAAGGATACCTGCATCCAATAGGAGAAATCGAGTCATTACAAGTCTTTGGAACTGAAT
Coding sequences within:
- the LOC113272899 gene encoding uncharacterized protein LOC113272899, with the translated sequence MIEQVLAQKQSREERLQVLAMKRSMDSPFVEEIRRFRPPANFVQPQFKELFDGKSSDTMEYVQHFQASMSLPGYNDELLCRTFPVTLTGKALTWFSQLESNSIAIFGMLSDAFFEQYKINIGSKKGSSHLFGLHQEINESLVTFNQRFLQEVGEVGAVDAGLIIEAYKNAFHYDEFGIFNSLTVQPVGNLKELYARAEKEKRAKLSLTKGTAEIPSKVRHHPDDDSKKKNREGSESLTG